A stretch of Bradyrhizobium diazoefficiens DNA encodes these proteins:
- the map gene encoding type I methionyl aminopeptidase: MSYVEATDTSLRKTGQIKLHGPSAFVGMRKAGALVAKCLDELTDIVGPGVPTERIDEFVREFAFSHNAYPATLMYRGYRYSTCTSLNHVVCHGMPGDRPLKEGDIVNIDVTFIVDGWYGDSSRMYAVGPIARKAERLIEVTYEAMMRGIAAVKPGATTGDIGHAIQSFVEPQGMSVVRDFCGHGLGRMFHDEPNIIHIGRPGEGVQLKPGMFFTIEPMINLGKPHVKILSDGWTAVTRDRSLSAQFEHSVGVTATGVEIFTLSERHGEKQIG, translated from the coding sequence ATGAGCTACGTCGAAGCTACCGATACCTCCCTGCGCAAGACCGGACAGATCAAGCTGCATGGCCCGAGCGCCTTTGTCGGAATGCGCAAGGCGGGCGCGCTGGTGGCGAAGTGCCTCGACGAGCTCACCGACATCGTCGGCCCTGGCGTGCCGACCGAGCGCATCGACGAGTTCGTCCGCGAGTTCGCCTTCAGCCATAATGCCTATCCGGCGACGCTGATGTATCGCGGCTACCGCTACTCGACCTGCACCTCGCTCAACCACGTGGTCTGCCACGGCATGCCCGGCGATCGTCCGCTCAAGGAAGGCGACATCGTCAATATCGACGTCACCTTCATCGTCGACGGCTGGTACGGCGATTCCAGCCGGATGTATGCGGTCGGCCCGATCGCGCGCAAGGCGGAGCGGCTGATCGAAGTGACGTATGAAGCGATGATGCGCGGCATCGCCGCCGTGAAGCCCGGCGCCACCACCGGCGACATCGGCCACGCCATCCAGAGTTTCGTCGAGCCGCAGGGCATGAGCGTGGTGCGCGATTTCTGCGGCCATGGCTTGGGCCGCATGTTCCACGACGAGCCGAACATCATCCATATCGGCCGTCCCGGAGAAGGCGTGCAGCTCAAGCCCGGCATGTTCTTCACCATCGAGCCGATGATCAATCTCGGCAAGCCGCACGTGAAGATCCTCTCCGACGGCTGGACCGCGGTCACCCGCGACCGCTCACTGTCGGCGCAGTTCGAGCATTCCGTCGGCGTCACGGCGACGGGCGTCGAGATCTTCACGCTGTCGGAGCGGCACGGCGAGAAGCAGATCGGGTGA